The nucleotide window ccaagagtgaaccctaatataaactatggactctgggtgataatgatgtgccagtgtaggttcatcaattgtaaaaaatgtaccactctggAAGGAAATGTTGATAATGCAGAAGGATATGCAAGCATAAGAGCAGAGGGTATGTGGAAAATCTCTTTACCTTCTGTTCTGAACCTTAAATTGctcttaaaataaagtttattttaaaataaggtctattaaaaacaaaacaaaaaatggtcTACACAAATTAAGTGCCACAGATTGACAAAATGGGAGGAAATGGCTTAAATATCTGCTGATTACAACAAATTGAATTCACATATGATGATAGAGGCaagttgaaagtaaaaatagGGAGAaatatagcatacaaatattaatgaaaagaaagtaggagaattaaattaaaaaatggaatgatagactaaagacttttaaaaatcttctcagcataaaagcaacaaaacacttgcaaaaattgtcaaaatcaattttttcataactgaaaaatttttaaaagcatgccaACAGTGTGAGAAACatttaattcacaatggataacagacttaaaactaaggcatgaaactataataattctagaagaaaatgttgggaaaactcttatacatatcagcctagacaaagaatttatgaagaagaccccaaaaacaatcacagcaacaacaaaaataaatgagacctgatcaaattaaaacgtttctgcacagccaagaacaCAATCAAtacagcaaacagacaacctacagagtgggagaaaatatttgcatgctatacatccgataaagagctgataacaagaatctacaaagaactcaagcaaatcagcaagaaaaaaatcaaacaacctcattaaaaagtgagcaaaagacatgtacagaaacttttcaaaagaagatagactaatggccagcaaacatattaaaaaaatgatcagtgtttctaatcatcagggaaatgcaaatcaaagacacaaggagatattacctaaccctagtgagaatggctcttattaaaaagtctgaggccgggcgcagtggctcatgcctgtaatcctagcactctgggaggccaaggcgggcggattgtttgagctcaggagtttgagaccagcctgagcaggagtgagaccccgtctctactaaaaatagaaagaaattatatggatagctaaaaaaaaaaaaaaatatatatatatatatatatatatatatatatatagaaaaattagcccggcatggtggcacatgtctgtagtccctgctacttgggaggctgaggcaggaggatcacttgagcccgggagtttgaggttgctgtgagctaggctgatgccacggcactctagcctgggcaacagagtgagactctgtctcaaaaaaaaaaaaaagtctgaaaacaacagatgctggcatggatgcagagagaaaagaacactcatacactgttggtgggactgcaaactagtacaacctctatgggaagtagtatggaaatatctcaaagaactaaacgtagaactaccatttgatacagcaatcacactactaggtatttatccagaggaaaaaaacacattttataaaaaaagacacttgcattcaaatgtttatagcagcacaatttgcaagcacaaagatgtggaaacaactcaagtgtccatcaatatacgagtggattaataaaaggtggtatatgtataccatggagtactactcagccataaaaaatagtgaTCCATTAtattttgtaacaacctggatggaactggagaccattcttctaagtgaagtatcacaagaatggaaaaacactacatgtactcaatgctaaattggaactaatcaatcaacactcatgCGCACAAATgcaagtaaaactcaacagaaatgaaGTAGGTGgcggggggagaaggggatggttAAACTCAGACCTAAAGAGTACAATCcatactatctgggtgaagggcacacttatgactttgcctcaaactatacaaaagaaaattatgtagCCAAAACGtgtgtactcctgtaatattctgaaattaagaagaaaaaaaaaagaaactgacagAATCTTGGTAAGAACATTGAGCTCCGTGACATTTTAACTTACCCTATTCCCAGCACCTGCTCTCCAGCTCCATGGTAGCCTTGAAAACCAACAGCCTCACAATCACTGTAGCCATGAAACCCCAGCAGCTTAGTAGCCAATGGTTGGGAGAGATAGATTTTTCACTCCCCAAAAGGCCCATCCTAAGTGTATTGTTACCATTTGATTTGTGTAGACATTCTTTGGAAACCCCAATCACAAGATCTGTCTTTATTTGACTTGACTCAGACCTTTCTTAGTGTGTACACCCTTTTCCTCAGGGTATTTGTAGTAAATAATCAGCAGAAATTATTTAACATTGCAGCTGCCTGAAGTGGGGATCACAGTTGGTGCAAACAAGCTTACCAAACATCTGTTTCATGGGAAATAAGATGTTAATGGGAGGCTTTGAAAAGCTCCAACATATTCCTGGGAATCTAAAAGGCCAGTTCATGTGCAGGGCTGTGTGAATGTCCAGGAAAGATCTGAGAAGGCTCTAATCTGTCACCTCTAGCTTACCTTGAGGTTCTGggaaagcaggaagtgaaggctaagacAGTGTTGTAAAGTGCCTGGTGGAGTGTTAAAGATGTTCCCAACACATAAACAGTGCTCCTTAGCTAAGTCTAGGAGACTTACTGGTGccaagaatttaagaaaatttctgcccaatcattagctgaccactaagctaTCTAAGCAGAGATTTCAGTGGCCACAGATGACAAAGAATACAAACTTTACAGAATTCGTTCagtaaaattaattaaacaaacatCCTCATCACCAACAAcaaataagaacaacaaaaaaccctgggAATGGGAGGGGACATCTGATTTCCAGAATTgtcacattatattatttaaaatgtctaaattTGAACaattatgagacatgcaaagaaacaggaaagtgtggctcacacatagaaaaaaaaaatgaagtcaataGAAACTGTCCCTCAGGATGCTTGGACTTAGATTTAtcagacaaagattttaaatcagCTCTTATAAGTATGTTCAATAACTAAAGAAATCAtgtttaaagaactaaagaaataaaacaatgtctCAGCAAGTAGacaatatcaataaagagatagatttttttaaaagaaccaaatagaaatcctagagttgaaaagtacactaatcaaattttaaaaatcaatagacaGACTCAACagcagatttcttttctttttttccctcaagcGCCTATAGTAGAAGCCATCAAGAGCAGATTTCGATTGGAAGAAGAAAGTGAATTTGAAGATAGGTCAATAGAGATGATCTAATCTgaggaacaggaaaaaaagaatgagcaaaagtAAACAGTTTCAGAGAAATGTGAGACACCATCAAGCATACCAACATTTTGCATTCttaccagcaatatatgaaatttccagaaggagaaagaatatttgaaaaagtcatggctgaaaatttcccaaatttaatgaaaaacattaatcaatCAACAGATCCAAGATGCTCAAAAAAAttcacatcatagtcaaactgtagaaagacaaagacaaagaataGTAAATGTACCAAGAGGGAAGCAACTCACCATGAACAAGTGATCCTAAGTAAGATTAACAgctaatttctcatcagaaaccatgggtGTTTGAGGAACTAAGATGATATATTCCAACTGTTGAAAGCAAGACTGCAAACTAAGATTTCTACATCCACcaaaactgtctttcaaaaatgaaagaaacatgatCACAgtataaacaaaaactgagagaatttgttgatAGCACATCTAtactacaagaaatactaaaggaagtccatcaggctgaaatgaaaggaaactAAACAGcaactaaaatttatataaagaataaagaccactggtaaaggtaactacataggtaaatatataaactacataaatatatatattatatcttagaaaatatttatactgcctcataatatatattatgtgttataaaatatattatatatactatatattatgtaatatattatgtagaatatattatatatacgatatattatgtattttatataatatataaaatatattatgaggCAGTATATGTGTAATTTgtactcttttcttttcctacctgatttttaaaatgactgtaaTATTACAAGTTCTGAAATGCCAGTATGAAATGCTCCATGAACCCATTCCCAAGTCAAACAACCATAATtagtgaaaattatttaataaaaacaaacatttaaagccTCTGGAAAATGTCCTAAGGACATacaccaaattttttaaaatattcattcaagaaaatttaatgcaatctgaagaacagagagaaaatacaatgaagaaaaatgaacagagctttGGAGCAATATGGCCATCATCAAGCCCACCAAAATATGTGCAATGGGAGTATGAGaagtagagaaaaaagagaaagaagcagaaaaaatattacaagaaataCAGGCTAACAAGTTCCCCAATTTGATGAAAAGCATTAATCTATGAACACAAGAAGCTTGACAAAATCCAAGTAGGATTAACACAGACATGCACATCCAGACACATTATATCAAAAATgttgaaagacaaataaaaagtacatgttgaaagcagcaagaaaaacaaTGGAATACCCTGCCCTACGCCTCCCCAGGCCGGGATGTTGCGGTTCGGCTGCCGGCTGAGGCAGCTTGGGGCAGCACCAGGCACTCGGGTCTCTGTTCAGCTCCCTTCTGGTGCCGAGATGCCTAAGAAAGCTGGCGTGACGAACAAGGCCAGTGGGTAAAAGCCAGAGTAAGGAACCAGAGAGACCACTTCCTCCCTTAGCTCCTGTGGCTGTTGATCGTAAAGGTTGTGTAACCATAACTATCCATGCCAAACCTGGCTCCAAACAAAATGCTGTAACAGATTTGACAGCAGACACCGTAAATGTAGCTATTGCAGCACCTCCATTAGAGGGAGAAGCTAATGCTAAGCTCTGTTGGTATCTTTCCAAGGTCTTAGAACTCAGGAAGAGTGATGTGGTTTTGGATAAGGGGGGTGAATCTTGTGAAAAGGTGGTGAAACTTTTGGCCTCCACAACTCCAGAAGAGATCTTGGAGAAGTTAAAAAAGGaagccaaaaagaaataaaagcaagaaatgaaagacagccaggcacagtggttcatgcctgtaatcctagcactctgggaggctgaggcaggaggatcacttgaggccaggagttcgagaccagcccaagcaaaagcaacaccctgtctctaaatgaataaataaataaagtttttttaaaaaaagaaaaatgcatcatTGGGAAGCTTTTTTATTGCTAATGACAGAGTCtgttaaataggaaaatatatttgaatgcaCAGAAGAACATgggaaaatatgtacatatttaaataagGTTCAAAAAcgtagaaatttttaaagtactgtaCATTATTATATAGTTTCTAAAATCCCTGACCGCAAACAGCCTGGAACATGCTATTCTGATTTCATGGCATTACAAAATAACAGAGATGGAAAGGGTATTCAAGATGACCTGATTTACCACCTTTCATTCTGTGATGGGGCTTCTGATATCCAGAAGTTGAGAGACTTACTCGAGATCATACCGTGCAAGATGGCAACTGGAATCCAGATCCCttgacttcttgtttttttttttttttttttttttttttttgttgagacagagtctcactttgttgcccaggctagagtgagtgccgtggcgtcagcttagctcacagcaacctcagactcctgggcttaagcgatcctactgcctcagcctcccaagtagctgggactacaggcatgcgccactatgcccggctaattttttctatatagatttttagttgtccatataatgtctttctatttttttagtagagacggggtctcgctcaggctggtctcgaactcctgaccttgagcaatccacccgcctcggcctcccagagtgctaggattacaggcgtgagccaccgcgcccggcctggatccCTTGACTTCTTGTTGAATGAAGTTTATCATGATTgtaaacaaaaatgataatatcTCTACAACAGTTCTGGAATTCTGGGGATTGCCTTCTAATCCAGTTTACAAATGACAGAGAAAAACCTTTCACACTGCTTTGTAGTCTTACCTTATATTTTAAGATGTTTATCtaaatgcaaaaatgtttttcacATCTTTTAAAGACGATATTGAACATTTTGTGAAAAAGTAAGAATAATCAAGACTTataatttaatatgatttttaagatatcactgaattttcttcttcctccatgATAACTTGCAATCATCAAATCCAGTAGTTCTTATGAATCTCCAAAGATCcttaaaagaaggaagaggaccTGGAAGCTATTTTCAGTATTTGTAAAAGCCTatcaaaaatcacatttatatttGGGTTTCAAAAgctaataataaatacattttatataaaaataaaaacaatgaaatactattccattgtatatatattacatttctttattcatct belongs to Eulemur rufifrons isolate Redbay chromosome 30, OSU_ERuf_1, whole genome shotgun sequence and includes:
- the LOC138378994 gene encoding LOW QUALITY PROTEIN: UPF0235 protein C15orf40 homolog (The sequence of the model RefSeq protein was modified relative to this genomic sequence to represent the inferred CDS: deleted 1 base in 1 codon), which produces MLRFGCRLRQLGAAPGTRVSVQLPSGAEMPKKAGVTNKPVGKSQSKEPERPLPPLAPVAVDRKGCVTITIHAKPGSKQNAVTDLTADTVNVAIAAPPLEGEANAKLCWYLSKVLELRKSDVVLDKGGESCEKVVKLLASTTPEEILEKLKKEAKKK